The following coding sequences are from one Lysinibacillus sp. FSL W8-0992 window:
- a CDS encoding sensor histidine kinase, translating to MTNHYIRTYFLKNLISLLIPMLIPLIVLGALSIFLIQQYVLQDIIDRNTDLLTQTKENIELIFYELDSLNSYIISSTNQFDNLQQLMDKPTLTHQDYKDLVTLKNFIDAPKEAREYIHSIYIYVKNDSGKYLSTTTTGLVELRNTLDFNWYHSFVTHLGYEETWAESRTIKRITNNQMDTPLNIITMYRTIPKNNGVLVLNIKADYLQQQLASLSTTVGRNLVIVDNKNNIIFNEQNYELGNRIIQRLTSNPNSFFDMTIDGKPYVISKMESSKYDWTFLSINPKTSLYQVPKKLLKLVLFLSAICIIGSVIYAYWVTRKATVHMRKILAIFQSAEQGGALPDISIPVNDVYSLITHKVLLNFTEQNTLKRKLAEKKYKEQTLELAALQSQLNPHFLFNTLETLNWRAISLTGKPNELNDMIDNLATILRYSLDDESSMVPIMEEIKYTKHYIDILKARHQNQFHVLWEYDDDIVPFKVKKLTIQPLIENAIEHGKPKKQLCQIKIKMTVQADLMTLVVIDNGKGMDRSQLQIVRERLQQNEQYSHIGLSNTHKRLLVAFGEHGGLTILSKKGWGTVVKMKIPLKI from the coding sequence TAATTCAACAATATGTATTACAGGATATTATTGATCGCAATACAGATCTTTTAACGCAAACAAAGGAAAATATCGAGCTTATTTTTTATGAGCTCGATTCGTTAAATAGCTATATTATTTCTAGTACAAATCAATTTGACAACCTGCAGCAGCTTATGGATAAGCCAACACTTACTCACCAAGACTATAAGGACCTTGTCACATTAAAAAATTTTATTGATGCACCAAAAGAAGCTAGAGAATATATCCACTCGATATACATCTATGTAAAAAACGATTCTGGAAAGTATTTATCGACGACAACAACTGGTTTGGTCGAATTAAGAAATACACTCGATTTTAATTGGTATCATAGCTTTGTGACCCATCTCGGCTATGAGGAAACGTGGGCTGAATCAAGGACCATTAAACGTATAACGAATAACCAAATGGATACACCTTTAAATATTATTACGATGTATCGGACCATTCCTAAAAATAACGGCGTGCTTGTGTTAAATATTAAGGCAGACTATTTACAGCAACAGCTCGCGTCATTGTCAACGACAGTTGGACGCAATTTAGTCATCGTGGACAATAAAAATAATATTATTTTTAACGAGCAAAATTATGAGCTAGGTAACCGAATTATACAAAGGCTAACATCTAATCCTAATTCATTTTTTGATATGACGATTGATGGCAAGCCATACGTTATTTCTAAAATGGAGTCATCAAAATATGACTGGACATTTTTATCGATCAATCCTAAAACGAGTCTTTATCAAGTACCAAAGAAGCTGTTGAAGCTTGTATTATTTCTTTCCGCGATTTGCATCATCGGCAGTGTCATCTATGCCTACTGGGTAACAAGAAAAGCAACTGTGCATATGCGAAAGATATTAGCTATTTTCCAATCTGCTGAACAGGGCGGTGCATTACCTGACATTTCAATCCCTGTTAATGATGTATATAGTCTAATTACACATAAAGTTTTATTGAATTTTACGGAACAAAATACTTTGAAAAGAAAGCTAGCTGAGAAAAAATACAAGGAGCAAACGTTAGAACTAGCCGCCCTACAATCCCAATTGAACCCACATTTTTTATTTAACACACTGGAAACATTGAACTGGCGCGCGATATCGTTGACAGGGAAACCAAATGAATTAAACGACATGATTGATAATTTAGCAACGATTCTCCGCTACTCACTAGATGATGAATCAAGTATGGTTCCTATAATGGAGGAAATTAAATACACGAAGCATTATATTGATATTTTGAAAGCGCGTCATCAAAATCAATTTCACGTTCTATGGGAATATGATGATGATATTGTGCCATTTAAAGTGAAAAAGTTGACGATTCAGCCATTAATTGAAAATGCCATCGAGCATGGGAAACCAAAAAAGCAGCTTTGTCAGATTAAAATTAAAATGACCGTTCAAGCCGATTTGATGACCTTAGTCGTTATCGATAATGGAAAAGGCATGGACAGAAGTCAGCTACAAATCGTACGTGAGCGTCTTCAGCAAAATGAGCAATACAGCCATATTGGGTTAAGTAATACACACAAGCGACTCCTCGTCGCCTTTGGTGAGCATGGAGGGCTTACGATTTTAAGCAAAAAAGGTTGGGGAACAGTCGTTAAGATGAAGATTCCGTTGAAAATATAA
- a CDS encoding YvrJ family protein: protein MEQWLNMVSNIGFPILMSFYLLHRVEVKLDAIHDVLVSIKDR from the coding sequence ATGGAACAGTGGCTGAATATGGTATCCAATATTGGCTTTCCGATTCTCATGTCGTTTTATTTATTGCACCGCGTTGAAGTAAAGCTAGATGCGATACATGATGTGCTTGTTTCGATTAAGGATAGGTGA
- a CDS encoding type II toxin-antitoxin system RelE/ParE family toxin, producing the protein MKYRVNTTPTFEKEFKRLLKRYPKIVDDFEALIDEIEVGAELGEPIQGIGVKFENSKKRFKIFKKRMANTSAKQGKSGGFRVIIYLITSNNLLYLLDIYSKNEQENISTKDIINLIKKNEPQLK; encoded by the coding sequence ATGAAGTATAGAGTTAACACAACTCCTACATTTGAAAAGGAGTTTAAGCGATTACTAAAGCGGTATCCAAAGATAGTTGATGATTTTGAAGCATTAATTGATGAAATCGAAGTAGGTGCTGAATTAGGCGAACCTATTCAGGGTATAGGTGTAAAATTCGAAAATAGTAAAAAAAGGTTTAAAATTTTCAAAAAAAGAATGGCAAATACAAGTGCGAAGCAAGGTAAGTCTGGTGGATTTCGAGTTATTATTTATTTGATTACAAGTAATAATCTATTATATTTATTGGATATATACTCGAAAAATGAACAAGAAAATATTTCTACAAAAGATATTATAAACTTAATTAAAAAGAATGAACCACAACTTAAATAA
- a CDS encoding SCO family protein, which produces MKNKVIGFVLLLALVTALSACGNVKFKADYSYEIQDFDHVNQRGENISLESLKGKPWLGMYIFTNCNSVCPPMTFNMTQIQEKLMKKGIEDYNLVAFSVDPEVDTPEVLADYLARYTVPDESKWNLLTGYSQSYIEQFAVKSTKLLVKDDPNSDQVIHGIQFFLVDKDGILVKQYDGYAKDASDVPIDTIVGDLETYIEENL; this is translated from the coding sequence ATGAAAAATAAGGTAATAGGATTCGTGTTACTATTAGCGTTAGTTACAGCACTTAGTGCATGTGGAAATGTGAAGTTTAAAGCTGATTATAGTTATGAAATACAAGATTTTGACCATGTCAATCAACGTGGAGAAAATATTTCACTTGAAAGTTTAAAAGGCAAACCTTGGTTAGGTATGTATATTTTTACGAATTGTAATTCAGTTTGTCCACCAATGACGTTTAACATGACGCAAATACAAGAAAAGCTTATGAAAAAAGGAATAGAGGATTATAATCTTGTCGCTTTTTCAGTAGATCCCGAAGTTGATACACCTGAAGTGCTAGCTGACTATTTAGCGAGATATACTGTGCCTGATGAATCGAAATGGAATCTCCTTACGGGGTATTCTCAGTCATATATTGAGCAATTTGCAGTGAAATCCACAAAATTACTAGTAAAAGATGACCCGAATTCAGATCAAGTTATCCACGGTATCCAATTTTTCTTAGTCGATAAAGATGGTATCCTTGTAAAGCAATATGACGGCTATGCGAAGGACGCATCAGATGTACCAATCGATACGATCGTGGGCGATTTAGAAACATATATAGAGGAAAACTTATAA
- a CDS encoding DUF2922 domain-containing protein: MAKVLELQFETEMGKTATIAIDAPKPNVTPAEIQQVMQTIITNSVFGGQAGAFVGMKGARIIDRQVSEFELGMN, translated from the coding sequence ATGGCAAAAGTGTTAGAGTTACAGTTTGAAACAGAGATGGGGAAGACGGCGACGATTGCGATTGATGCACCGAAGCCAAATGTTACACCTGCTGAAATTCAACAAGTAATGCAAACGATTATTACGAACAGTGTATTTGGTGGACAAGCTGGTGCTTTTGTTGGCATGAAAGGTGCACGAATAATTGATCGTCAAGTTTCAGAATTTGAACTAGGTATGAATTGA
- a CDS encoding DUF1659 domain-containing protein, with protein sequence MQKTNFLGATLRLKYLAGHNEKNEPKFAIKTYRNLNGTHTTAALVAVAKAIASLSSQPLDSIMKQETTELS encoded by the coding sequence ATGCAAAAAACGAATTTTTTAGGTGCTACGCTTCGCTTAAAGTATTTAGCAGGACACAATGAAAAAAATGAGCCGAAGTTCGCAATCAAAACATACCGTAATTTAAATGGTACGCATACAACAGCGGCGTTAGTAGCGGTAGCTAAAGCGATTGCAAGTCTTTCATCTCAGCCACTCGACAGTATTATGAAGCAAGAAACAACAGAATTATCGTAA
- a CDS encoding NUDIX hydrolase → MRAEQIIAKAICLFRNDDLILVAEGFDEVKGEFYYRPIGGKIEFGETSAQAIQREVLEEIEANIHNLNYIGTIENIFTYNGDLGHEVVFVYDAEFVDKSFYANPSFLGKEDNGATFKLLWKAISDFTNNKLTLVPDGLFDLL, encoded by the coding sequence ATGAGGGCTGAGCAAATTATAGCAAAAGCAATCTGTCTATTTAGAAATGACGATTTAATACTTGTCGCCGAAGGTTTTGATGAAGTAAAAGGGGAATTTTACTATCGGCCAATTGGTGGGAAAATTGAATTCGGAGAGACAAGTGCGCAAGCAATACAGAGAGAAGTACTTGAAGAAATAGAGGCAAATATACATAATTTAAACTATATAGGAACAATTGAAAACATATTTACATATAACGGTGACCTTGGACACGAAGTAGTATTTGTATATGATGCTGAATTTGTAGACAAGTCCTTTTATGCAAACCCTTCTTTTCTTGGAAAAGAAGATAATGGTGCAACGTTCAAATTGCTATGGAAGGCAATTAGTGATTTTACAAATAATAAATTAACTTTAGTTCCCGATGGATTATTCGATTTGCTTTGA